Proteins encoded within one genomic window of Couchioplanes caeruleus:
- a CDS encoding neutral/alkaline ceramidase, which yields MSPRRLLGALTVLLLLLLPVPTAAQAVASGYRVGVGIGDITGEAAEVGMLGYADPGQTTAGLASRQWARAFVVADGAGRHVAFVSAEIDFVTQAVQMEVLKRLRAKYSATYSDQNLVLTATHTHAGPGGFSEYLMWNLTTLGFEAPIFEAIVSGIVRAVDAAHAGLAPGAVKIAEGALAGANVNRSLAPFNANPAADRAKFPGAVDTRMTVLRFERGGRAVGMLSFFATHGTSMTKHNHLISADNKGYASHLVEDGAGADWARRGSFVAAFAQTSAGDMSPNLRNGGAQGPTDDEFENTRIIGRLQADRARQLFDGATEELTGAIDARGRYVDFSNVQVAERYTPDGRAHRTCPGALGQNFTAGAEDGPGPPIVEEGDLSTNPLLLVAGIVLNPTPAEVRLCQAPKDVFLGSGSQKPPWTPQVMPLQILRIGQFAIATAPGEFTIVAGERVRAAVAAELGGDVTHHLLAGYANAYAGYVTTPEEYDLQHYEGAATHFGRYTAPAYAQELAKLAAALRDGQPTPSAVQPPALPQNRFSIRPGVVLDTPPLGRSFGSVVTQPLASYARGATVRADFVTGHPNNNLRLEGTFLEVQRQNGTAWTTVSTDAEWQTTYRWKREYLGVSTAQIGWTVPADAVPGTYRIVHHGDAKSITGTIKPFSGVTRTFTITP from the coding sequence TTGTCCCCTCGCCGCCTTCTCGGCGCCCTCACCGTGCTCCTGCTCCTGCTCCTGCCCGTACCCACCGCGGCCCAGGCCGTCGCTTCCGGTTACCGCGTCGGCGTCGGCATCGGCGACATCACCGGGGAGGCGGCCGAGGTCGGCATGCTCGGGTACGCCGATCCCGGCCAGACGACCGCCGGCCTCGCCTCGCGCCAGTGGGCCCGCGCCTTCGTGGTGGCCGACGGCGCCGGGCGCCACGTCGCCTTCGTCAGCGCCGAGATCGACTTCGTCACCCAGGCCGTGCAGATGGAGGTCCTCAAGCGCCTGCGGGCGAAGTACAGCGCCACCTACTCCGACCAGAACCTGGTGCTGACCGCGACGCACACCCATGCCGGCCCCGGCGGGTTCTCCGAGTATCTGATGTGGAACCTGACCACCCTCGGCTTCGAGGCGCCGATCTTCGAGGCCATCGTCTCCGGGATCGTGCGCGCGGTCGACGCCGCGCACGCCGGTCTCGCGCCCGGCGCCGTCAAGATCGCCGAGGGTGCGCTCGCCGGCGCGAACGTCAACCGGTCCCTCGCGCCCTTCAACGCCAACCCGGCCGCCGACCGGGCGAAGTTCCCCGGCGCCGTGGACACCCGGATGACGGTGCTCCGCTTCGAGCGGGGCGGCCGAGCGGTGGGCATGCTCAGCTTCTTCGCCACCCACGGCACCTCGATGACCAAGCACAACCACCTGATCAGCGCCGACAACAAGGGCTACGCGTCGCACCTCGTCGAGGACGGCGCGGGGGCGGACTGGGCGCGCCGAGGCTCGTTCGTGGCCGCGTTCGCGCAGACCAGCGCGGGCGACATGTCGCCGAACCTGCGCAACGGCGGCGCCCAGGGCCCGACCGACGACGAGTTCGAGAACACCCGGATCATCGGCAGGCTCCAGGCCGACCGGGCCCGGCAGCTCTTCGACGGCGCCACCGAGGAGCTCACCGGCGCGATCGACGCCCGCGGCCGCTACGTCGACTTCTCGAACGTCCAGGTCGCGGAGCGGTACACGCCCGACGGCCGCGCGCACCGGACGTGCCCCGGCGCGCTCGGGCAGAACTTCACCGCCGGCGCGGAGGACGGCCCCGGCCCGCCGATCGTGGAGGAGGGCGACCTCAGCACCAACCCGTTGCTGCTGGTCGCGGGCATCGTGTTGAATCCCACCCCGGCCGAGGTGCGGCTCTGCCAGGCGCCCAAGGACGTGTTCCTCGGCAGCGGCAGCCAGAAGCCGCCGTGGACGCCGCAGGTCATGCCGCTGCAGATCCTGCGCATCGGCCAGTTCGCCATCGCCACCGCGCCCGGCGAGTTCACCATCGTGGCCGGGGAGCGGGTGCGCGCGGCCGTCGCCGCCGAGCTCGGCGGCGACGTGACCCACCACCTCCTGGCCGGGTACGCGAACGCCTACGCCGGCTACGTCACCACCCCGGAGGAGTACGACCTGCAGCACTACGAGGGCGCCGCGACGCACTTCGGCCGCTACACCGCTCCCGCGTACGCCCAGGAGCTCGCGAAGCTTGCCGCGGCGCTGCGCGACGGGCAGCCGACGCCGAGTGCGGTCCAGCCGCCCGCGCTGCCGCAGAACAGGTTCAGCATCCGGCCCGGCGTGGTGCTCGACACGCCGCCGCTGGGCAGGTCCTTCGGCAGCGTCGTGACCCAGCCGCTGGCCTCGTACGCCCGCGGGGCGACCGTCCGGGCCGACTTCGTCACCGGCCACCCCAACAACAACCTCCGGCTCGAGGGCACCTTCCTCGAGGTGCAGCGCCAGAACGGCACCGCGTGGACCACGGTGTCCACCGACGCCGAGTGGCAAACCACCTACCGCTGGAAGCGGGAGTATCTGGGCGTCTCCACGGCGCAGATCGGCTGGACGGTGCCTGCCGACGCGGTGCCGGGGACGTACCGGATCGTGCACCACGGCGACGCCAAGAGCATCACAGGAACGATCAAACCGTTCTCCGGTGTCACCCGCACCTTTACGATCACCCCATAG
- a CDS encoding transglycosylase domain-containing protein, translating into MSFWTRKRDRSIFANTGSLVICGLLAGVVVAAASFPAVAMSGLAAKAGSKGFAELPTELAQQSAPQVTRIFASDGKTQIAVMYDEFRSDVPLKDISKNMQNAIIAAEDHQYYEHNGVDLKGVARAFVNNRSGGSQQGASTLTMQYVRMTLAYSAKTPQQAIDATKDSAERKLSEMKYALQVDKELGKEKILERYLNMAPFGNGAYGIYAGSQVYFKKKPKDLTVAEAALLAGMVKAPTSFDPTTPKGHPQALARRDYIIKNMQDLKMITPEEATKAKAVKLGRTTNRPGNGCVSVAKNNWGFFCDYFYRWWLSQEAFGATTYDRERQLKSGGYRVVTSLDLKAQAAARERITERIGDKNRNALLLAGVEPGTGRVRTLAANRKYKLDNPADPENKISSNPELAAQGIRGTYPNTTNPIITGGGDIVGYQSGSTFKMLAMVAALENGFGLDHSITEGNRYKSGYIIDPSSDAACPGTHFYCPENASKSLKGTFNMWSGFARSVNTYFVPLQEQVGAEKVVDVAKRFGIQFRAKSDADMANNPEAAHQWGAFTLGVSASTPLDVANAYATLAGDGMYCKPTPVQRITSANGTKLDAGQPECKRATSKEVARKALDAARCPVGDRAQLGNCGGSTEPAARPTVGHPVFGKTGTTDSFRTASLVVGTTSLVIAGYLVNPDWAGHNDFMDHNIVNPAVYRALADFMEGKPQEEFKTPDQ; encoded by the coding sequence GTGAGTTTCTGGACCCGAAAACGCGATCGCTCCATCTTTGCCAACACCGGATCCCTGGTGATCTGCGGCCTGCTCGCCGGGGTCGTGGTGGCGGCGGCCTCCTTCCCGGCCGTCGCGATGTCGGGGCTGGCGGCGAAGGCGGGCTCGAAGGGCTTCGCGGAGCTGCCCACTGAGCTGGCGCAGCAGTCGGCTCCGCAGGTCACGCGGATCTTCGCGTCCGACGGCAAGACGCAGATCGCGGTCATGTACGACGAGTTCCGCAGCGACGTGCCGCTGAAGGACATCTCGAAGAACATGCAGAACGCGATCATCGCGGCGGAGGACCACCAGTACTACGAGCACAACGGCGTCGACCTCAAGGGTGTGGCGCGCGCGTTCGTCAACAACCGCAGCGGCGGCTCCCAGCAGGGTGCCTCGACGCTGACCATGCAGTACGTGCGGATGACTCTGGCCTACTCGGCGAAGACGCCGCAGCAGGCCATCGACGCCACCAAGGACAGCGCCGAGCGCAAGCTGTCCGAGATGAAGTACGCCCTACAGGTCGACAAGGAGCTGGGCAAGGAGAAGATCCTCGAGCGCTACCTCAACATGGCGCCGTTCGGCAACGGCGCCTACGGCATCTACGCCGGTAGCCAGGTCTACTTCAAGAAGAAGCCGAAGGACCTCACCGTGGCCGAGGCCGCGCTGCTGGCGGGCATGGTGAAGGCGCCGACCTCGTTCGACCCGACGACGCCGAAGGGCCACCCGCAGGCGCTCGCCCGGCGTGACTACATCATCAAGAACATGCAGGACCTCAAGATGATCACCCCGGAGGAGGCCACCAAGGCCAAGGCGGTGAAGCTGGGCCGGACGACCAACCGCCCGGGCAACGGCTGCGTGTCGGTGGCGAAGAACAACTGGGGCTTCTTCTGCGACTACTTCTACCGCTGGTGGCTGAGCCAGGAGGCGTTCGGCGCGACCACCTACGACCGTGAGCGCCAGCTCAAGAGCGGCGGCTACCGGGTGGTGACGTCGCTCGACCTCAAGGCGCAGGCGGCGGCGCGCGAGCGGATCACCGAGCGGATCGGCGACAAGAACCGCAACGCCCTGCTGCTGGCCGGCGTGGAGCCCGGCACCGGCCGCGTCCGCACGCTGGCGGCCAACCGCAAGTACAAGCTCGACAATCCGGCGGACCCCGAGAACAAGATCAGCTCCAACCCGGAGCTGGCGGCCCAGGGCATCCGGGGCACCTACCCGAACACCACGAACCCGATCATCACCGGTGGCGGAGACATCGTCGGCTACCAGTCCGGGTCGACGTTCAAGATGCTGGCCATGGTGGCGGCGCTGGAGAACGGCTTCGGGCTGGACCACTCGATCACCGAGGGGAACCGCTACAAATCGGGCTACATCATCGATCCGAGCTCGGACGCGGCCTGCCCGGGCACGCACTTCTACTGCCCGGAGAACGCGTCCAAGAGCTTGAAGGGCACCTTCAACATGTGGAGCGGCTTCGCCCGGTCGGTGAACACCTACTTCGTGCCGCTGCAGGAGCAGGTCGGCGCGGAGAAGGTCGTCGACGTGGCCAAGCGCTTCGGCATCCAGTTCCGCGCGAAGTCCGACGCCGACATGGCCAACAACCCGGAGGCGGCGCACCAGTGGGGCGCCTTCACCCTGGGTGTCTCCGCGTCGACCCCGCTGGACGTCGCGAACGCGTACGCGACGCTGGCCGGTGACGGCATGTACTGCAAGCCGACGCCGGTGCAGCGGATCACCTCGGCGAACGGCACGAAGCTCGACGCGGGCCAGCCGGAGTGCAAGCGGGCGACGAGCAAGGAGGTGGCCCGCAAGGCGCTCGACGCGGCCCGCTGCCCGGTCGGCGACCGGGCCCAGCTCGGCAACTGCGGCGGCTCGACCGAGCCCGCCGCCCGGCCCACGGTGGGTCACCCGGTCTTCGGCAAGACGGGTACGACCGACAGCTTCCGTACCGCGTCGCTGGTGGTCGGCACGACGTCGCTGGTCATCGCCGGATACCTGGTGAACCCGGACTGGGCGGGGCACAACGACTTCATGGACCACAACATCGTCAATCCGGCGGTCTACCGCGCCCTGGCCGACTTCATGGAGGGCAAGCCCCAGGAGGAGTTCAAGACGCCGGACCAGTAA
- the bluB gene encoding 5,6-dimethylbenzimidazole synthase, whose protein sequence is MPHELYDTIHRRRDVRGEFTGAPIPADVLERILAAAHAAPSVGLSQPWDFVLVRDRDLRRRFRDHVETERRVFAAGLTGEAAARFARIKIDGVMESTLSVVVTYDARRGGPAVLGRHAIADAGLYSVCLAIQNLWLAATAEGLGVGWVSFYREDYLRGLVGIPEEVRPVAWLCLGPVTHLEHVPDLERHGWRQRRPLDTVLHSDKWGNPREAVLDLRG, encoded by the coding sequence TTGCCGCACGAGCTGTACGACACCATCCACCGCCGCCGCGACGTCCGGGGCGAGTTCACCGGTGCGCCGATCCCGGCCGACGTTCTCGAGCGGATCCTGGCCGCGGCGCACGCCGCGCCCAGCGTCGGGCTGTCGCAGCCGTGGGACTTCGTGCTGGTCCGCGACCGCGACCTGCGCCGCCGGTTCCGCGATCACGTGGAGACCGAGCGCCGGGTGTTCGCCGCCGGCCTCACGGGCGAGGCCGCGGCGCGCTTCGCCCGCATCAAGATCGACGGTGTGATGGAATCCACTCTTTCGGTGGTGGTGACCTACGACGCGCGGCGCGGCGGCCCGGCCGTGCTGGGCCGGCACGCCATCGCCGACGCCGGGCTCTACTCCGTCTGCCTGGCCATCCAGAACCTCTGGCTGGCCGCGACGGCGGAGGGACTGGGCGTGGGCTGGGTCTCCTTCTACCGCGAGGACTACCTGCGCGGCCTGGTGGGCATACCCGAGGAGGTGCGCCCGGTGGCGTGGCTGTGCCTGGGGCCGGTCACCCATCTTGAGCACGTACCCGACCTGGAACGGCACGGGTGGCGGCAGCGGCGGCCTCTCGATACCGTCCTGCATTCTGACAAATGGGGTAACCCTCGAGAGGCGGTGCTGGATCTCCGTGGCTAA
- a CDS encoding alpha/beta hydrolase family protein, protein MRRRTLLLGLAGAAGAGSLAACTSGTTPPGTPAPSTSAPAASPATPSASAAPILGSTAASSLTPRPVTAPYVPAPGSAPAQAFPLGRWILSISRGDRALPTQVLYPAAGTAPATPAPADGAPPAPGRFPLVLFSHGLTSHPEGYAALLARWAQAGFVVAAPKYPHTSYGAEKLDPTDIVNQPADASFLLDTLLTPGHAVTALVDPSRIAAAGHSAGGITTVGLLSARRDERLKAAVVFAATDFQGMPFTGPSAAMLFVHGRRDTTVTHRAGHTVFEAVPWSRAMLSITEGGHVTQGADFEASTSASTEFLRWALYGDAAAKARIPEAAAKGRVATFENQL, encoded by the coding sequence ATGCGTAGACGGACACTGCTGCTGGGGCTGGCCGGCGCCGCCGGGGCCGGAAGCCTGGCCGCCTGCACGAGCGGGACCACGCCGCCGGGCACTCCGGCGCCGAGCACCTCCGCCCCGGCGGCCTCCCCGGCGACCCCCAGCGCCTCGGCGGCGCCCATCCTCGGCTCGACGGCCGCGTCCTCGCTGACGCCGCGGCCGGTCACGGCCCCGTACGTGCCCGCGCCGGGATCCGCGCCCGCGCAGGCGTTCCCGCTGGGCCGCTGGATCCTGTCGATCAGCCGAGGCGACCGTGCCCTGCCGACCCAGGTCCTCTACCCGGCCGCCGGGACCGCTCCGGCCACCCCGGCCCCGGCCGACGGCGCGCCGCCCGCGCCCGGTCGCTTCCCGCTGGTGCTGTTCAGCCACGGGCTGACGTCGCACCCGGAGGGCTACGCCGCGCTGCTGGCCCGCTGGGCGCAGGCCGGTTTCGTGGTCGCCGCGCCGAAGTATCCGCACACGTCCTACGGCGCCGAGAAGCTCGACCCGACCGACATCGTCAACCAGCCCGCGGACGCCTCGTTCCTGCTCGACACGCTGCTCACCCCGGGTCACGCGGTGACCGCCCTCGTCGACCCCTCCCGGATCGCGGCGGCCGGGCATTCCGCCGGCGGCATCACCACCGTGGGCCTGCTCAGCGCCCGGCGTGACGAGCGTCTCAAGGCCGCCGTCGTGTTCGCCGCCACGGACTTCCAGGGCATGCCGTTCACCGGGCCGAGCGCCGCGATGCTCTTCGTGCACGGCCGCAGGGACACCACCGTCACCCACCGTGCCGGGCACACCGTCTTCGAGGCCGTGCCCTGGTCGCGGGCCATGCTCTCGATCACCGAGGGCGGGCACGTGACCCAGGGCGCCGACTTCGAGGCCTCGACCTCGGCCTCGACGGAGTTCCTGCGCTGGGCGCTGTACGGCGACGCGGCCGCGAAGGCCCGGATACCCGAGGCGGCCGCGAAAGGCCGCGTGGCCACCTTCGAGAATCAGCTCTGA
- a CDS encoding LLM class F420-dependent oxidoreductase gives MTHRPVRIGLQLQPQHADYPTIRRTAAEAEELGVDVLFNWDHFYPLYGDPDGPHFECWTMLGAWAEATSRVQIGALVTCNSYRNPELLADMARTVDHISDGRLILGIGSGWFEKDYQEYGYEFGTAGGRLDALAEALPRIETRLGKLNPPPTRDIPVLIGGGGEKKTLRLVAKHADIWHSFGDAETLRHKLGVLRQHCADAGRDPGEIEISSGVQADSKPEAAAGLREQGVSLFTLGIGGPKPDLAPLRDWLAWRDEQNA, from the coding sequence ATGACCCACAGGCCTGTGAGAATCGGGCTGCAACTGCAGCCGCAGCACGCGGACTACCCGACGATCCGGCGTACGGCCGCCGAGGCGGAGGAGCTCGGCGTCGACGTCCTGTTCAACTGGGACCACTTCTATCCGCTCTACGGCGACCCCGACGGCCCGCACTTCGAGTGCTGGACCATGCTCGGCGCCTGGGCCGAGGCGACCTCGCGAGTGCAGATCGGCGCCCTCGTGACGTGCAACAGCTACCGCAACCCGGAACTGCTCGCCGACATGGCGCGCACCGTCGACCACATCAGCGACGGCCGGCTCATCCTCGGCATCGGCTCGGGCTGGTTCGAGAAGGACTACCAGGAGTACGGCTACGAGTTCGGCACCGCCGGCGGCCGCCTGGACGCCCTCGCCGAGGCCCTGCCCCGCATCGAGACCCGCCTCGGCAAGCTGAACCCGCCGCCGACGCGCGACATCCCCGTACTCATCGGCGGCGGCGGGGAGAAGAAGACGCTACGGCTCGTCGCCAAGCACGCCGACATCTGGCACAGCTTCGGCGACGCCGAGACGTTGCGCCACAAACTGGGCGTCCTGCGGCAGCACTGCGCCGACGCTGGCCGCGACCCCGGCGAGATCGAGATCTCCAGCGGGGTGCAGGCGGACAGCAAGCCGGAGGCCGCGGCAGGACTGCGGGAGCAGGGCGTGTCGCTGTTCACGCTCGGAATCGGCGGCCCGAAGCCGGACCTCGCCCCGCTGCGGGACTGGCTGGCCTGGCGCGACGAACAGAACGCCTGA
- a CDS encoding GNAT family N-acetyltransferase, with translation MPNENHAELRPSYPVRTERLLLRPLTEGDVDSLLAYRSIPELCRYVPFEPQDRETVLDRLAGPWARTALTDEGQSLTLGAELAQTGQLVGDVVLFWSSRLHRGGEIGYILDPRFAGRGYATETASALLRLAFEELGLHRVIARIDERNEASAAVARRLGMRQEARLVHNELFKGEWSTELDFAMLASEWRTVRAGGTFAFP, from the coding sequence GTGCCGAACGAGAACCACGCCGAATTGCGTCCCTCATACCCCGTCCGCACCGAACGTCTGCTGCTGCGCCCCCTGACGGAGGGCGACGTGGACTCGTTGCTCGCCTACCGCAGCATTCCCGAGCTCTGCCGCTACGTTCCCTTCGAGCCGCAGGACCGGGAGACCGTCCTCGACCGGCTCGCCGGGCCGTGGGCGCGGACCGCGCTGACCGACGAGGGGCAATCCCTGACGCTCGGCGCCGAGCTGGCCCAGACGGGTCAGCTCGTCGGTGATGTGGTGCTCTTCTGGTCCAGCCGGCTGCACCGCGGCGGGGAGATCGGATACATCCTCGACCCGCGCTTCGCAGGCCGCGGCTACGCGACCGAAACGGCGTCCGCCCTGCTGCGGCTGGCCTTCGAGGAGCTGGGCCTGCACCGCGTCATCGCACGCATCGACGAACGCAACGAGGCCTCCGCGGCGGTGGCTCGCCGGCTGGGGATGCGCCAGGAGGCGCGCCTGGTCCACAACGAGCTCTTCAAGGGCGAGTGGAGCACCGAGCTCGACTTCGCCATGCTCGCCTCCGAATGGCGCACGGTCCGCGCCGGAGGGACCTTCGCGTTTCCGTAG
- a CDS encoding amidohydrolase family protein, with protein sequence MTDFAATLGLPGLADVHTHFLPERMQRRVWAHFDEAGPLIGRSWPICYRGTEAERVAELDRLGVRAFSALAYAHRPGMAADLNDWTLGFAERTPGCLPSATFFPEPSAAHDVRVALERGATIFKLHLQVGGFDPRDEELREAWGLLADAGTPVIVHAGSGPVAHGFTGPGPIGEVLARHPRLTMIAAHLGAPEYAGFLELAERYERAGLDTTMAFTRFFEDMAPFPRELLPRLRDLGLAGKVLLGSDFPNIPYPYAHQLDALAGLTLGDDWLRAVCWHNAARLFGL encoded by the coding sequence ATGACGGACTTCGCCGCCACGCTAGGGCTGCCCGGCCTCGCCGACGTGCACACGCACTTCCTGCCCGAGCGCATGCAGCGCCGCGTCTGGGCGCACTTCGACGAGGCGGGCCCGCTGATCGGCCGGTCGTGGCCGATCTGCTACCGCGGCACCGAGGCCGAGCGGGTGGCCGAGCTGGACCGGCTCGGCGTGCGCGCCTTCTCCGCGCTCGCGTACGCCCACCGGCCCGGCATGGCCGCCGACCTCAACGACTGGACGCTGGGCTTCGCGGAGCGCACCCCGGGATGCCTGCCCAGCGCGACGTTCTTCCCGGAGCCGTCGGCGGCGCACGACGTCCGCGTGGCGCTGGAGCGCGGCGCCACGATCTTCAAGCTGCACCTGCAGGTCGGCGGCTTCGACCCGCGCGACGAGGAGCTGCGCGAGGCGTGGGGCCTGCTCGCCGACGCCGGCACGCCGGTGATCGTGCACGCCGGCTCGGGACCGGTCGCGCACGGCTTCACCGGGCCCGGCCCGATCGGCGAGGTCCTCGCCCGGCATCCGCGCCTCACCATGATCGCCGCGCACCTCGGTGCCCCCGAGTACGCGGGGTTCCTCGAGCTGGCCGAGCGCTACGAGCGCGCCGGTCTGGACACCACCATGGCGTTCACCCGCTTCTTCGAGGACATGGCCCCGTTCCCGCGGGAACTGCTGCCGCGCCTGCGCGACCTCGGCCTGGCCGGCAAGGTGCTGCTCGGCAGCGACTTCCCGAACATTCCCTATCCGTACGCCCACCAGCTCGACGCGCTCGCCGGCCTGACCCTCGGCGACGACTGGCTGCGGGCCGTCTGCTGGCACAACGCGGCCCGGCTTTTCGGCCTGTGA
- a CDS encoding PfkB family carbohydrate kinase, which translates to MRLVCVGLATVDLVQRVDRVPGVDEKAEALSAEVAAGGPATNAAVTAAALGAEVTLVSAVGAHPLGDLIRADLAAHGVDLLDAAPRATAPPPVSAVTVLDRTGQRTIVSRNARGAEVGVPEDLERTLRAADAVLADGHHPALARAAAHSGRPLVLDAGSWRPVFADLLPRAALTACSAAFRPPGDRPVAQALRELGASRGAITHGPDPVRWWSGDATGEIEVPPVEAVDTAGAGDAFHGALTVALARGATPPEAIRYAITIAGIRVRHRGPRSWLAALS; encoded by the coding sequence GTGCGCCTCGTCTGCGTCGGCCTGGCCACCGTGGACCTGGTGCAGCGCGTCGACCGGGTGCCCGGCGTGGACGAGAAGGCCGAGGCCCTCTCGGCGGAGGTCGCCGCCGGGGGTCCGGCCACCAACGCCGCGGTCACCGCGGCCGCGCTCGGCGCCGAGGTCACCCTCGTCAGCGCGGTCGGCGCCCACCCGCTCGGCGACCTGATCCGCGCCGACCTGGCCGCACACGGCGTCGACCTGCTCGACGCGGCACCGCGGGCCACCGCGCCGCCTCCCGTCTCGGCGGTCACCGTGCTGGACCGCACCGGCCAGCGGACGATCGTCAGCCGCAACGCCCGCGGCGCCGAGGTGGGTGTACCGGAGGATCTGGAACGCACGCTGCGTGCCGCGGACGCCGTGCTGGCGGACGGCCATCACCCCGCCCTGGCCCGGGCCGCCGCGCACAGCGGTCGCCCGCTGGTGCTGGACGCCGGAAGCTGGCGCCCGGTCTTCGCCGACCTGCTCCCCCGCGCCGCGTTGACGGCCTGTTCCGCGGCCTTCCGTCCGCCCGGCGACCGGCCGGTCGCGCAGGCCCTGCGCGAACTCGGCGCGAGCCGCGGAGCGATCACCCACGGCCCGGACCCGGTGCGCTGGTGGTCCGGGGACGCGACCGGCGAGATCGAGGTGCCGCCGGTCGAGGCGGTCGACACCGCCGGCGCCGGCGACGCCTTCCACGGCGCGCTCACCGTCGCGCTCGCGCGCGGCGCAACCCCGCCCGAGGCCATCCGGTACGCGATCACGATTGCCGGGATCCGCGTCCGGCACCGCGGCCCCCGCTCGTGGCTGGCGGCCCTGTCGTAA
- the thrS gene encoding threonine--tRNA ligase, which yields MQADHRRLGRELDVFDSDPLIGAGLPFWLPPGAAARHEVESYVRDLERRAGFQHVHSPVLAKRELYELSGHWAHFAGDMFPPVRLGDDELVLRPSLCPHHALIFRSRHRSYRELPLRIAEIGPMYRAERSGVLGGLSRVRAISLNDGHVFCTVPQAGEEVAAALRLMGQAHDALGVRVRSYRLSLRGDGGEYAGDDDAWDEAGRVLREALEAAGVPYEEAAGEAAFYGPKIDVQVADPAGRESTLSTVQLDFHQPAQFGLSYADASGGRARPVMVHRSLVGSFERLFAHLVEVHAGALPPWYAPVQVVVLPVAAAQDAAAAAFARDAVAAGLRAEVCHDGSVGARIRAAAGRKVPYVAVIGAREAPRGEVALRLRDGRRLPARSGADAISLMARVVAARAPGV from the coding sequence ATGCAAGCCGACCACCGCCGGCTCGGACGCGAGCTCGACGTCTTCGACTCCGACCCGCTCATCGGCGCGGGGCTGCCGTTCTGGCTACCGCCCGGCGCCGCCGCCCGCCATGAGGTGGAGTCGTACGTCCGCGATCTGGAACGCCGCGCCGGGTTCCAGCACGTGCATTCGCCGGTGCTGGCCAAGCGCGAGCTCTACGAGTTGTCCGGCCACTGGGCGCACTTCGCGGGCGACATGTTCCCGCCGGTACGCCTCGGCGACGACGAGCTGGTGCTGCGGCCCAGCCTGTGCCCGCATCACGCGCTGATCTTCCGGTCGAGGCACCGCTCGTACCGTGAGCTGCCGCTGCGGATCGCCGAGATCGGCCCGATGTACCGTGCCGAGCGGTCCGGTGTCCTGGGTGGCCTGTCCCGGGTGCGGGCCATCTCGCTCAACGACGGGCACGTGTTCTGCACCGTGCCGCAGGCCGGCGAGGAGGTGGCCGCGGCGCTGCGGCTGATGGGACAGGCGCACGACGCGCTGGGGGTGCGGGTCCGCTCGTACCGGCTGTCGCTGCGCGGAGACGGTGGCGAGTACGCCGGTGACGACGACGCGTGGGACGAGGCCGGGCGGGTGCTGCGCGAGGCCCTGGAGGCGGCCGGCGTGCCCTACGAGGAGGCCGCCGGGGAGGCCGCGTTCTACGGCCCGAAGATCGACGTGCAGGTCGCCGATCCGGCGGGCCGGGAGTCCACCCTGTCCACCGTGCAGCTTGATTTCCACCAGCCCGCGCAGTTCGGCCTCTCCTATGCCGACGCCTCCGGCGGCCGGGCCCGGCCGGTGATGGTGCACCGCAGCCTGGTCGGCTCGTTCGAGCGGCTGTTCGCGCACCTCGTCGAGGTCCACGCGGGAGCCCTGCCACCCTGGTACGCGCCGGTCCAGGTGGTCGTGCTGCCGGTCGCCGCCGCGCAGGACGCGGCGGCCGCGGCGTTCGCCCGGGACGCGGTCGCCGCGGGGCTGCGCGCCGAGGTGTGCCACGACGGCTCCGTCGGCGCCCGGATCCGGGCGGCGGCCGGGCGCAAGGTTCCGTACGTGGCGGTGATCGGTGCGCGGGAGGCTCCTCGGGGCGAGGTGGCGCTGCGCCTGCGCGACGGCAGACGGCTGCCCGCCCGTTCCGGCGCCGACGCGATCAGCCTCATGGCGAGGGTCGTGGCGGCGCGGGCGCCGGGTGTCTAG
- a CDS encoding HIT family protein, whose translation MPTIFSQIINGELPGRIVWSDEQVAAFLTIAPLTPGHTLVVPRAEVDEWTDLDPGLLAHVMTVSHTVGAALKRAFDAPRVGLVVAGFEVPHAHVHVFPAWEMADFDFAKVNSGISGEELDTHHKRILDALG comes from the coding sequence GTGCCGACGATCTTCTCCCAAATCATCAACGGCGAGCTGCCCGGCCGGATCGTCTGGTCGGACGAGCAGGTCGCCGCCTTCCTCACCATCGCGCCCCTGACGCCCGGGCACACCCTGGTCGTCCCGCGCGCCGAGGTGGACGAGTGGACGGACCTCGACCCCGGCCTGCTGGCACACGTGATGACCGTGAGCCACACCGTCGGCGCCGCGCTCAAGCGGGCGTTCGACGCGCCACGGGTCGGTCTCGTGGTCGCCGGGTTCGAGGTGCCGCACGCCCATGTGCACGTCTTCCCCGCCTGGGAGATGGCCGACTTCGACTTCGCCAAGGTGAACTCCGGCATCAGCGGCGAGGAGCTGGACACGCACCACAAGCGCATCCTCGACGCTCTCGGCTAG